From Caldilineales bacterium:
GGGGCGTCTTACGGGGGAGACGTGAAGAGTGAAACGTGAAACGTGAAGTCGCAGGTGGCAGAGCTTGTCCCTTCACTCCGTTCAGGGCAGGCTCTGAGTGAAACGAAGGATCGCAAGCTCATCTGCGGCGTTTCATCATCACTCACCACACACGCAACACGCAACACGCAACACGAAATACGAAACCCGCAACACGGAACCCGAAACACCCCCCCCTATCCCGAGGAGAAGAACCCATGAACCCCACCCGTCGAACCCTATCCCTGCTGTTTGTCCTGGCCCTGGCCGCGGCGCTGGTGGGCTGCGGGGCGCGAGCCACGCCCGCTCCCGCAGCAACGACGGTGGTCGCCAGCGTCAAGTCGCCGATGGGCTTGCCTGCCGAGGCGCTGCCTGCGGCTGATGCTCTCACCCTTGAACAGGCCGCAGGGGAAGAGATAGCCTTTGCCCTTCGCTCGTCAGCGGGTCAGGCCGGCGCCATCCCCGCTGCCCAGGCCACGCCGGCGCCCTTTGTCCAGACCAGCAGCGCCCCGGCGCCCCTGGCCGACCCCAACCGGCTGATCATCAAAAACGCCGACTTCGACATCGTGGTGGCCGATGCCACCGTCGCCCTCGACCGGCTGGCCGCCCTGGCTGCCGGCAGCGGCGGCTATCTGATCAGCAACCAGGTGCGCGAAGACGGCGGCTACAAGGTGGCGACGGTGCAGTTTGCCGTCCCGGCCGATCAGTTCGAGGCGGCCCTGCAACAGGTGCGCAAGCTGGCCATCCGTGTGAACAGCGAAAGCGCCAGCGGCCAGGATGTGAGCGAAGAATTCGTCGATTTGCAGGCCCGGATCAAGAACCAGGAGGCCACCGCCGACCGCATCCGCGGCTTTTTGGATCAGGCCAAGAATGCCGAAGAAGCCTTGAAGATCAAC
This genomic window contains:
- a CDS encoding DUF4349 domain-containing protein, coding for MNPTRRTLSLLFVLALAAALVGCGARATPAPAATTVVASVKSPMGLPAEALPAADALTLEQAAGEEIAFALRSSAGQAGAIPAAQATPAPFVQTSSAPAPLADPNRLIIKNADFDIVVADATVALDRLAALAAGSGGYLISNQVREDGGYKVATVQFAVPADQFEAALQQVRKLAIRVNSESASGQDVSEEFVDLQARIKNQEATADRIRGFLDQAKNAEEALKINQQLTQVEQEIEQLKGRANWLQQRAAFSIITVFVQPERPTPSPTPTPTPTPTPTPVPAWQPGPTVREASGRLQVVAQALADALIWLAVFWLPILLPVLVVALLVLWLVRRRSRP